A genomic stretch from Numida meleagris isolate 19003 breed g44 Domestic line chromosome 2, NumMel1.0, whole genome shotgun sequence includes:
- the TRAM1 gene encoding translocating chain-associated membrane protein 1 isoform X2 produces the protein MLVAIIIHAIIQEYVLDKINRKMHFSKTKHSKFNESGQLSAFYLFSCVWGTSILVSENYISDPTSLWRDYPHTLIPFQMKFFYILQLAYWFHAFPELYFQKTKKEDIFRQIVYIGLYLFHIAGAYLLNLTHLGLVLLVLHYFVEFLFHISRLFYFSDERYQKGFSLWAVLFVLGRLLTLILSVLTFGFGLARAENQQLNFSTGNFNILAVRISVLASICLAQAFMMWKFINFQLRRWREHSSSQPQSVKKKFVTAKGKTSRKERENGINGTVTSNGADSPRSRKDKSS, from the exons atgctCGTAGCAATAATCATACATGCTATTATTCAGGAGTATGTATTGGAT aaaatcaaCAGGAAAATGCACTTCTCCAAAACAAAGCATAGCAAGTTCAATGAGTCTGGACAACTTAGCGCGTTCTAccttttctcctgtgtttgGGGCACAAGTATTCTCGTCTCT gaGAACTATATATCAGATCCAACCTCTCTGTGGAGGGACTACCCGCACACTCTGATTCC GTTTCAAATGAAGTTTTTCTACATCTTACAGTTGGCATACTGGTTTCATGCTTTCCCGGAATTATACTTCCAGAAAACTAAAAAA GAGGATATCTTTCGCCAAATTGTCTACATTGGACTTTATCTCTTTCATATTGCTGGAGCCTATCTTTTGAA tCTGACCCATCTTGGACTTGTTCTCCTGGTCTTGCATTACTTCGTTGAGTTTCTTTTCCACATATCTCGTCTTTTCTACTTTAGTGATGAAAGATACCAGAAGGG gttTTCACTGTGGGCAGTCCTTTTTGTTTTGGGAAGGCTTCTCACCTTGATTCTTTCGGTCCTCACTTTTGGCTTTGGTCTGGCAAGAGCAGAAAATCAGCAGCTGAATTTCAGCACTGGAAACTTTAATATCCTGGCTGTTAG aaTCAGCGTGCTGGCCTCCATCTGCTTGGCTCAAGCATTTATGATGTGGAAATTCATTAATTTCCAACTTCGGAGATGGAGAGAGCATTCTTCTTCTCAGCCTCAGtcagtgaaaaagaagtttGTCACAGCTAAAGGAAAGAcctccagaaaagaaagag aaaatggAATAAATGGGACAGTGACCTCAAATGGAGCGGACTCGCCTCGTAGCAGGAAGGATAAATCCTCGTAA
- the TRAM1 gene encoding translocating chain-associated membrane protein 1 isoform X1, protein MAIRKKSNKNPPVLSHEFIVQNHADIVSCMAMIFLLGLMFEITAKAAVIFVTLQYNVTIPATEEQSAETISLYHYGIKDLATIFFYMLVAIIIHAIIQEYVLDKINRKMHFSKTKHSKFNESGQLSAFYLFSCVWGTSILVSENYISDPTSLWRDYPHTLIPFQMKFFYILQLAYWFHAFPELYFQKTKKEDIFRQIVYIGLYLFHIAGAYLLNLTHLGLVLLVLHYFVEFLFHISRLFYFSDERYQKGFSLWAVLFVLGRLLTLILSVLTFGFGLARAENQQLNFSTGNFNILAVRISVLASICLAQAFMMWKFINFQLRRWREHSSSQPQSVKKKFVTAKGKTSRKERENGINGTVTSNGADSPRSRKDKSS, encoded by the exons ATGGCGATCCGCAAGAAGAGCAACAAGAACCCGCCGGTGCTGAGCCACGAGTTCATCGTGCAGAACCACGCCGACATCGTCTCCTGCATGGCCATGATCTTCCTGCTGGGGCTCATGTTCGAG attacAGCGAAAGCAGCTGTCATTTTTGTTACTCTTCAGTATAATGTTACCATTCCTGCCACAG AAGAACAATCTGCAGAAACAATCTCTCTCTATCACTATGGCATCAAAGACTTGGctacaattttcttttatatgctCGTAGCAATAATCATACATGCTATTATTCAGGAGTATGTATTGGAT aaaatcaaCAGGAAAATGCACTTCTCCAAAACAAAGCATAGCAAGTTCAATGAGTCTGGACAACTTAGCGCGTTCTAccttttctcctgtgtttgGGGCACAAGTATTCTCGTCTCT gaGAACTATATATCAGATCCAACCTCTCTGTGGAGGGACTACCCGCACACTCTGATTCC GTTTCAAATGAAGTTTTTCTACATCTTACAGTTGGCATACTGGTTTCATGCTTTCCCGGAATTATACTTCCAGAAAACTAAAAAA GAGGATATCTTTCGCCAAATTGTCTACATTGGACTTTATCTCTTTCATATTGCTGGAGCCTATCTTTTGAA tCTGACCCATCTTGGACTTGTTCTCCTGGTCTTGCATTACTTCGTTGAGTTTCTTTTCCACATATCTCGTCTTTTCTACTTTAGTGATGAAAGATACCAGAAGGG gttTTCACTGTGGGCAGTCCTTTTTGTTTTGGGAAGGCTTCTCACCTTGATTCTTTCGGTCCTCACTTTTGGCTTTGGTCTGGCAAGAGCAGAAAATCAGCAGCTGAATTTCAGCACTGGAAACTTTAATATCCTGGCTGTTAG aaTCAGCGTGCTGGCCTCCATCTGCTTGGCTCAAGCATTTATGATGTGGAAATTCATTAATTTCCAACTTCGGAGATGGAGAGAGCATTCTTCTTCTCAGCCTCAGtcagtgaaaaagaagtttGTCACAGCTAAAGGAAAGAcctccagaaaagaaagag aaaatggAATAAATGGGACAGTGACCTCAAATGGAGCGGACTCGCCTCGTAGCAGGAAGGATAAATCCTCGTAA